The stretch of DNA GGTGCCTATTTTAAAATAGGGAGCAAAGCTATTTTTCAGGTGTTGGCCGGTGCTTAAAAATGAAAATAAAAGGCATATAGTAAAGAGTTTGTACATTAATAGTCTCCTGACCAAAAATTGTTTCCAAGTATTCCGTAACGACCAAGTGCAGAGGCTTCGGAAAATGATTCTACGTGACCATCATTAAAAGACATGTTACTATTCTCATCATGTCTATCTCGGTCATACAAGTAATAGTTGGCGTTGTTGGTGTTAGTTATGTGTACGGATTCCCCTAAGTCGACGCCTCTGGAATCTGCAAGAAGAGGGGTTTGTGAGGGCTTGATTATTTCTTGTAGTGAAGGGTATGAAATGCGTTTTTGGTTGCTGTCTAAGCTTAAAGAGTCTGCTTTTAAGAAGAGATTCATTCCGTAGCCAAAAATATTTTCTTGAGAGGCAGTGACAATCATTTCATTTGCTTTGGCTTCGTTGCAATGTAATAAATTTGTTTCAGCGAGAGGCTTATTATTTACTGAATCAGCATCTCCAAGAGTCCAAGACGGTTTGCCTATATAAGAGCCTAAAGCAATGTGCCATCGAGCAGCTTCGGTATAGTTACCGCCATAGCTATTTCGATCCCAAGGTGCTGGATATGACTCATAATCATCGCCATACATTGTGAATGCCAAATAACTTTGCTTAAGATTATTTTTACAGACCGAAGCTTGTGCTTTTTTTCTGGCTTTGCCAAGACTCGGTAAAAGCAAGGAGGCTAGTATGCCAATTATGGCTACCACAACAAGTAACTCGATTAGTGTAAAGGTGAATTTTTTTGTCTTCATATTTTTTAATCTTGCTTAAGGTCTTTAATGATTTTATTAAAAAGCTCACCATCAATTTTATAAAAAATTAGAGCGACAAAACAAATTATAGAGTAGATTGCCGGGATGATATTAAATAAGCAACGAATGCCAGTTTCAGCGGCGCTACTTAATTCAGTGTTGGCTTCGTAGCCAGTTTGGTACATCACAAAAGCAGCAATGCTGCCTGCTAAAGCCATGCCAGACTTTTGCATGAAAGAGAAAAAAGCGAAGGGGATGCCCTCTGAACGGACACCTGTTTTCCAGTGACCATATTCGACAGTGTCTGGCAACATGCCCCATTGGGTAATAGAACAGAACATCATAAAAAATGAACTAAGTGCGGATAGCGCAAAAATCATAAATAGATTAGTGTCTGGTACAAAATGACGCCCAAGACTAAAGAGCGCTACAGCAATACTAGCATACATGAAAACACTTCTTTTACCGAAGCGTTTAGTGAGTTGTGGAGTGATTAGTGCACCAAGGAGGTTTGCTGGCAACATCACCATAAAAAATGTTGATTGTAGGTTAGCATCTCCAAGGATGTATTTGAAGTAATAGAGCGCAACGGCGTTACCTGTAACCCAGACTCCTGTATTCAATAACATCGCTGCAGCAAGAACTAAGAGAGCATCGTTTTTAAAGATGATTGGGAGAATGTCTTTTAATTTATATTTTTCCTTAGGTGGCTCAACTCGCTCTCTAGAGAAGAAAAATGAAATCCAAAGTAGGATTACGGATGTGGCACCTAAAACGCATGCAGCAATAAAAAATCCTTCTTGCTCAGTAGAAAATTGGTTAACGAAGGGTTTGACACCTATTCCAATAACTCCAAGTGCAATCACTACTGCAAAGAACATTCTATAGCTAGAAATCACAGCTCGTTCTTGTTGGTCTTGTGTCATTACTGCACTGATTGATGAGTAGGGTAGCCCTACTGAAGTGAAACACATGCCATGGATAATGTAGGTAATATAAGCGTAGGCAATTTTAGCTGAGTCGGATAAATCTGGTGTGTAAAAGCAGGCAAGTAAAGCTAAGTTGAGGGGGATGGCTCCAAAGAGTAAGTATGGACGAAAGCGACCCCATTTACTTTTTGTGTGGTCAGCTATGAAACCCATGATAGGATCATTGAAAGCATCCCAAATACGAGCGGCTAGAAATAATCCTGCTACATGAGCTGCAGAAATGCCAAACACATCAGTGTAAAAATAAGCCAAATAGAAACCAATGAGCTGAAAGTTTAGATTCATGCCTAGGTCACCTAAGCTGTAGGCGAAGATATTGCTTTGTTTTAAAGGTTTCATACTAGCTTACCTCGAGGTTTAGGTGGTCATTAATTGAATAAGACTTCTCGTTAGTTAAAAAGCCAATTTTTACGGAATTAGTACAACAAGTCCTATGGCTATAATTGTAGATATTTTTTTTGATGCTTAGACATGATTTTTACTAAAGGATCAAGATATAAACTTTTAGTTTGAAGTAAGTTTCTTAGGCTTTTGATAAGCATGAGGCTTGGTCCTTATTTGTTGAGTTGAACAAAGATAGGCCAAGTAAAAAGTTTAATCAATTATATAACATGAACACTTATGTATCAAAAATGAAACTTTTTTAAGTATCCTTTGATATGTGCTGTTTTGAATTTATTTGTATATAAAGAATATTATAAAATATATTAGGAAAGTTTGGGTTTTGTATATTTATATTAATCTATAAGTATTTTTTATGTTTTATTAAACAGGAGTTACATATGAGTAAGACCCCCGAAATAATTTTAGCCTTGGATTGGTATGATTACCGAATTCATCAAGGTGTAGTGAACGTTGCGCGAGAAAATGGTTGGAGTTTGTTATTTTTACAAAATTCATTTCGTAGTAGTGCTGTACCCGCAGCATGGAGAGGAGATGGCGCTATAACTCTAATTCATAGTGCTGAGACCTATCAATTTTTTCAAACACATAAAATTCCTGTTGTGGATTTGGGTTTAAATAAACATGGTTTAGCCATACCTCGGGTAGTGACAGACAATGTAGAGTTAGGGCGCATGGCTGCAGAACATTTTCTCGAGCGTGGATTTACACATTTTTATGCATTATCCACCAACAATATTCAGATGTTTCAGGAGCGTTACCAAGCCTTTAAAGAAACACTCATGAAGAAAGGCTATGATTGCGAAATAATTGAAGTCCCTAACCTCTATGATACGCACCTTCTAGATTTATCTCAGGCGATTTTAAAGCAAAAACTGTCAAAGTTCAAAAATCCTGCAGCGCTTTTTGCTTACGAAGATAGCTGGGCAGCACAGTGGATTTATTTAGCGGAATCAATGGGCTTAAAAGTGCCAAATGATTTGGCTATTTTAGGGGCAGATAATAACCCTCTTATTGCAAGGTCTCTTTCAACGCCTTTAAGCAGTGTAGAAACTAACCAAGAGGGTCTTGGACAACAAGCAGCACTGGTTTTGAAAGACCTAATGGAAGGTAAGGGGATAGGGGATCACCTTTATAAACTTCAGCCAACTTCAGTGGTGACTCGAGCAAGTACAGATGTTATTGCAAGCTCAAATCCGGTAATTCGTACAGCCTTGGAGATTATGAATAATGACATTTCAATAACAGCAGCTGAGGTAGCCCAACAAATGGATATGACTCAGCAGGGCTTGCAAAGAGCTTTTCGGACTCATTTTCATTTATCACCAGGTCAGATCTTAAGGAAATTACGTATTCGTTTTATAAAAAATGCACTTGTTCATACAGATAAGTCTATGGAAGAAATAGCTTTTGAAGCAGGCTTTACCTCTACGCCATCTCTTTATCTTTTCTTTAAGAGAGAGGCTGGTGAAACACCTGGTAACTATAAAAAAAATAAAATAAAAAAATAAGCTATAATCCAAAGTTAAGTCTAGAACTTTTAGCGCTCTCTAAAATTTCAGATTAATTCTTATGATCTCTAAATGTTATAAGGTTCCAATTCTAAATAAGTTTTAGTTGAAGTAAGGAGATATTGTCTGAATACTACCGTCTTCCTTGTGCGTTAACTCAATCATTTTAATATTTCTTAAATGTGTTTGACCTCCTGAAAGCATAGTGTCGTGATAGAATAAGTACCATTTACCTTTGAATTTGGCAATAGAATGGTGTGTAGTCCAACCAAGGACGGGCTCAAGAATGAGGCCTTGATATGTAAAGGGACCATAAGGCGACTCACTCGTAGCATAAACGATTTTATGTGTTTCACCTGTTGAGTAAGAGAAGTAATATTTTTCTTTGTATTTATGGAGCCATGGCCCCTCGAAATAACGACGGTCAGTATCTCCTGCTAAAAGCTCATTTCCGTATTCGTCTAAAATTGATATTTCATGGACTTCCTCGTCTAAACTTAGCATGTCTGGGGAAAGTTTGGCCATACGTGGTTTTAATGCGGGCTCATCATTCGCCGGGTATTGTTCAGGGCCATAAGAGCTTTTATGCCAGTTTTGTAATTGGCCGCCCCAGAGTCCTCCAAAGTACATGTAATAGGAGCCATCCTTATCTTCATATACGGCAGGATCAATACTATATGTTCCTTTAATATAAGATGGCTCAGCTTTGAATGGACCTTCTGGCTGATTGCTAGAAGCAACACCAATGCGGAATAAGCCATCATAATCACGGGCAGGAAAATATAAATAATATTTGCCGTCTTTTTGAGCTGCATCAGGTGCCCACATTTGACGCTCTGCCCATTTAACCTCATTGATGTCTAATGCGCAACCATGATCAATGACTTTGGCATCAGGTTCATTTAGTGAAAATACATGATAATCTCTCATGTCAAAATGATCGCCATCGTCGTTTAATGGTTTGTCACTTTCAATATCGTGCGAGGGATAGATGTAGATTTTGTCATTGAAAACATGTGCAGACGGATCAGCGGTATATATATGACTTACTAGAGGAAGAGACTTTTGTTGTAAATGGCCTGCTCGAGCTAAATCTTTTTTATTTACAGCTTCTGCGTCACTATTAATATTATTATCTAAGTCTATTACTTTGTTCATGTTTTATCTCCCTAATTCTTTGAGATATTATAATTTAAGAAAAGTCTGCTAATACCATCACAAGTCATGAAAGCTACTAATGAAACTTTGCAGAGGACTAGTCTGTTTATTTTAATATTAAATAAAAAATTTAATTAACTTTAAAGGTAATATAGTCGTTTAACAATTATAATTTTTGATCAATTAACTTATAATAATGAAACTATTGATTATTTATTTTATAATTTATTAAATTTAACTATATTATTTAACGACTACAGACTTAAAATTAAATATTAAGTATAATAAACTATGATTTAAGGCTCAGTTTATTTAAAACTAGATAAATACCTATAAATAAATTCGCTTATATTCTGTTTCATTTTTCGTATAAAACTATTCATTTTATATATTTGTTTAAATTATCTTATGTCTCTAATTTGAAAGACATTAATAATCTGGAGATTTAAATGACTAGAAAAACATTTTCACTAATAGAGCTCTTAGTTGTCATTGCCATAATTGGTATATTAGCATCTTTATTGCTTCCCTCACTCGCTAAAGCACGTAAAACAGCCCAGGCTTCAGTTTGTAAAAGTAACCTCAAGCAAATTACTCAAGCATTAATGATATATGCAATGGATAATAATAATTATGCACCAGCAGATACAAAATCTTCAAGTACAAATTTACAGTGGCACCGAACACTTTCGGTAAAAGGGTATTTGGATTTTAATGCTCAAAATAAAAAGACTATATATGAATGCCCAAATGGGAAGGAATTCACTAATAATTGGGAAAGTAACTATGCGCTAAATTTTCGATTAGGTCGAGGTAATAATAATGGTGGATCAAATCTCGATAGTAATCATTTTCAGTATCTCAGTAGGATGTATGGCGACAATTCTAGTGATACAATGATCATAATGGATGGTTACAGTACTTTTCGTTTCATACTTAGCACCGATATGGTAGATAGTAAATTGATCGAAGCTTCTCCAAATGTGGCACGTCATCAGTTGAGATCAAATATTTCTTATTTAGATGGTCATGTGGGCACTTTAAGTTATTCTCAGTTACTTACAAAAACCGATCATCTGGAAAGTTTTTGGACGCCTTAAAAATCTCAAATTAGTGATTTATAGTCATTCATAATGAATTGTTTTTTTGATCTATTTCATAATCAAGAAACCTTATTAGAATTTCAATAAGTTCATTGCGGTGAAAAGGTTTAAATAAATAAGCATCGCAAAGTTTGTTGATTTTATCAATATCTTCATTTAAAGCAGCTGCTGTCAAAGCAACCCTTGGGATACGGCTATTGATGGGATCATTTTTTAGATGTGTAGCCAATTCATAACCATCCATTACCGGCATCAAAATATCGTGTAAAATTATATCCGCGTTTATTTCGGCTTGTTTTTCAAGAGCTAATTGGCCATTTTCTGCTGTGTGTATTTTGAAAGGGAAGTCGGCAAGCATATGAACCAGTAGTTTAAGATTAAGTTTGTTATCATCAACTAATAATAGAGTGGCAGGCTTAAATATAATTTCGTTAATAGATGGAGTTGAGCCTGTAGATTTTTCTTTGTTTTGTAAAACTTTGACTTGTGTGAGTGTTAAAGTAAAGCATGAGCCTTCAGCGACTGTACTATTAACTGTTAATGAACCATTCATTATATCGGCTAATTTTCTGCTAATAGGAAGGCCTAGGCCCGTCCCGCCGTATACAGCCTGTGATTGTCCTTTAACCTGTTCAAAGCTGTTAAAAATATTTGGCTGTTGATTTATGGGTATCCCCTTACCAGTATCTTTAACGGTAATGATCAAATCAATTAAATCTTCTTGATTAGGTTTTGTTTTATAATCAGCGGTAATTGTAATCGATCCGGAATCAGTAAATTTTAATGAATTACTTAGTAAATTATTTAAAATTTGCCGTAAGCGATTTTCATCAAGTTCTAGGATTTTTGGCAAGTTTTTGTTTATACTTACGGTTAAATTTAAATCTTTTTTTGATATCCTATCGACAAAAAGTGTATGCATATCATTGATGAAGTCTGATATGTTTAAGGCTTCTAACTGGAGGGTTATTTTACCAGCTTCAATTTTTGAGAGGTCAAGGATATCATTAACTAATGATAAAAGAGAATTACTACTATTTGAAATGTTTTGAAGGTAAGACTTCCCTTTTTCACTCATGCTTACATTTTGAAGTAGGTCTGAAAAACCAATGATAGCATTCATAGGCGTTCGTATTTCATGGCTCATTTTGGCTAAAAAAGCACTTTTACTACGGTTTGCTTCATCGGCGGCAATTTTGGCTTTAGTTTGTTGGTTTAATAAATTTGTTTCGATAATTCGCATGTGCTCGGATTCTGCAAAACGAGCTGTGGTTATAAGTGTAACCCCATTAAGAATCATGACAATAAAAAAAACAATGCTATAAAATATTAGCATATGATTACTGTCTAAAAACTTATTTGTCGCGATAGCATTTATCTTCCAGTTATAATCATAAAAAGAAAAAGACTTAGTTTTAATAAAATAGGGATCGGTAGTTAATGTTGAAGTCAATTCATTTTGATTCAATGTGTTAACGTTTTTATTGAAACAGGTATCATTAATTACTAAGACTATATCATCTGTAGAAAGGTAGTTAGTTACATATTTGGTTAAATCATTAAGGTAAAAATCTAGAGATAAAAAGCCTTTGAAATTCATTTTTCTTTCTGAAGGAGTCTCTTTGATGCCACCATTATAAATTGGCATAAATACGGAGTGCATTTGAGTTTTATCTTTAGCATGTATGACAAATTCCTTGCCACTCTCCCTAGACAAGAGAAGTTTTTCTTTGTGAATTGGAGAGATATAAATGCCTACTTTTTGCATGGAGTTTGTGTTGAGCGAATTCTTCTGATAGGTACTGACTAAGTATTCATTACTCTGTATGGGAGTTATTAATTGGTTTTCTTCAAAAGCGTCACGATTTTTAGAAATCACTAATTGATGCCAAGTTATTAATGGAGAATGAGCCTGGTTTAAAGATTGGTTATTGGTGAAAGTATAAAATTCTTTCTCAGTAACTTCTTGACTACTTTCGTAAAATGCTCGTATATAAGCGAGAGAGGTGGAGTACTGATCAATATGATTAATTAAACTCGTAGTCATGATGGTAGCTTTATCATGAAAAGTGTAATGCATGTGTTTTTTTTCACTATTATCAGCTAAATTGAGTATTAAAGTCATTATCGCATAGGCGACTAAAGCTGTCAAAGTTATTGGTAATCGACGTTTTTTCCAGAATGGATTATCTTGTATTAACCAGGTTAGGCATAATGTGCTAATAGCAACAACTCCCAGCATATCACCGAACCACCACGTAAGGAAATTATTGAGTAAATCATGGGTAGGGATTATCTTGAAGGCCCATAAGGTAAGATTACCTATAGATGCATTAATAATTGTTGAAACAACTGCACCGAAAATAAAAAAAAGAGTGATATTATAGCTAGTATTTAAGGCTTCTGAAAATTTTGCATAACGTTTAATTAATTTAGAACCAAAGGCACTTTGTAGCATAGCGCCTATTCCGATAACTAGATTGATAAAAATTATAAGTGGGTCATCAAAACCTTGTTGTGTGGAATTTGCTAAGAATGAGCCAATGCCAATACCAGGCAATATACTGTAACCCTTACTTAAAACAGCGGCTAAAGCTAAACCTGAAGCAGGCCAGATTGGACTAGAATAACCGGGCCCGATGGCTATTAAAAGAGAGGTTTTTGCTAAGATAAAGTAGAGCAATGCGATTAACATATTCATCGCGATTATTGATCGATATTCTTTATTACCCAACATAAAAACCCCCGTAAAACGTAAATATATAAAATAAAGTCAAACAAAATATATATATTTAATTTTATAACTTTCTGTTGTTAAACTACAGAACTCAAAACCATAATACAATTTTTTGATGGCATTAAATAAGGGTCTTGTGAAATTTAAACACAATTATTCATAGTGTACTATGAATAATGAAAACATAAATCCTGCTTATATCTCTAAAAAATTCTGGAAAGTCTTTCGTTTTATTGCCGCAGATTTTTCGGATTCTCAAATCAGTGATTGAATCCCCTTAACTATTTCAGGCCTAATTTGAGCGTGTTTTTACAGTAGTCCAAGCTGTTTTCTAGATCAGTTAACATGAACTCTTTGCTGTGCCTATCCTTATGAAGGTGGAGTGGCGCTTTTTTCCATTGTGTCGCTAATTTTTCGAAGGCTTTATAGTCGACGTCACGTATATCTTGGTAGTTCTTCCAGAAGGCTTCATCAGTTTTTGGAGCTATC from Lentisphaera araneosa HTCC2155 encodes:
- a CDS encoding type II secretion system protein; translation: MKTKKFTFTLIELLVVVAIIGILASLLLPSLGKARKKAQASVCKNNLKQSYLAFTMYGDDYESYPAPWDRNSYGGNYTEAARWHIALGSYIGKPSWTLGDADSVNNKPLAETNLLHCNEAKANEMIVTASQENIFGYGMNLFLKADSLSLDSNQKRISYPSLQEIIKPSQTPLLADSRGVDLGESVHITNTNNANYYLYDRDRHDENSNMSFNDGHVESFSEASALGRYGILGNNFWSGDY
- a CDS encoding MFS transporter, coding for MKPLKQSNIFAYSLGDLGMNLNFQLIGFYLAYFYTDVFGISAAHVAGLFLAARIWDAFNDPIMGFIADHTKSKWGRFRPYLLFGAIPLNLALLACFYTPDLSDSAKIAYAYITYIIHGMCFTSVGLPYSSISAVMTQDQQERAVISSYRMFFAVVIALGVIGIGVKPFVNQFSTEQEGFFIAACVLGATSVILLWISFFFSRERVEPPKEKYKLKDILPIIFKNDALLVLAAAMLLNTGVWVTGNAVALYYFKYILGDANLQSTFFMVMLPANLLGALITPQLTKRFGKRSVFMYASIAVALFSLGRHFVPDTNLFMIFALSALSSFFMMFCSITQWGMLPDTVEYGHWKTGVRSEGIPFAFFSFMQKSGMALAGSIAAFVMYQTGYEANTELSSAAETGIRCLFNIIPAIYSIICFVALIFYKIDGELFNKIIKDLKQD
- a CDS encoding substrate-binding domain-containing protein: MSKTPEIILALDWYDYRIHQGVVNVARENGWSLLFLQNSFRSSAVPAAWRGDGAITLIHSAETYQFFQTHKIPVVDLGLNKHGLAIPRVVTDNVELGRMAAEHFLERGFTHFYALSTNNIQMFQERYQAFKETLMKKGYDCEIIEVPNLYDTHLLDLSQAILKQKLSKFKNPAALFAYEDSWAAQWIYLAESMGLKVPNDLAILGADNNPLIARSLSTPLSSVETNQEGLGQQAALVLKDLMEGKGIGDHLYKLQPTSVVTRASTDVIASSNPVIRTALEIMNNDISITAAEVAQQMDMTQQGLQRAFRTHFHLSPGQILRKLRIRFIKNALVHTDKSMEEIAFEAGFTSTPSLYLFFKREAGETPGNYKKNKIKK
- a CDS encoding glycoside hydrolase family 43 protein; amino-acid sequence: MNKVIDLDNNINSDAEAVNKKDLARAGHLQQKSLPLVSHIYTADPSAHVFNDKIYIYPSHDIESDKPLNDDGDHFDMRDYHVFSLNEPDAKVIDHGCALDINEVKWAERQMWAPDAAQKDGKYYLYFPARDYDGLFRIGVASSNQPEGPFKAEPSYIKGTYSIDPAVYEDKDGSYYMYFGGLWGGQLQNWHKSSYGPEQYPANDEPALKPRMAKLSPDMLSLDEEVHEISILDEYGNELLAGDTDRRYFEGPWLHKYKEKYYFSYSTGETHKIVYATSESPYGPFTYQGLILEPVLGWTTHHSIAKFKGKWYLFYHDTMLSGGQTHLRNIKMIELTHKEDGSIQTISPYFN
- a CDS encoding type II secretion system protein — protein: MTRKTFSLIELLVVIAIIGILASLLLPSLAKARKTAQASVCKSNLKQITQALMIYAMDNNNYAPADTKSSSTNLQWHRTLSVKGYLDFNAQNKKTIYECPNGKEFTNNWESNYALNFRLGRGNNNGGSNLDSNHFQYLSRMYGDNSSDTMIIMDGYSTFRFILSTDMVDSKLIEASPNVARHQLRSNISYLDGHVGTLSYSQLLTKTDHLESFWTP
- a CDS encoding ATP-binding protein, which encodes MNMLIALLYFILAKTSLLIAIGPGYSSPIWPASGLALAAVLSKGYSILPGIGIGSFLANSTQQGFDDPLIIFINLVIGIGAMLQSAFGSKLIKRYAKFSEALNTSYNITLFFIFGAVVSTIINASIGNLTLWAFKIIPTHDLLNNFLTWWFGDMLGVVAISTLCLTWLIQDNPFWKKRRLPITLTALVAYAIMTLILNLADNSEKKHMHYTFHDKATIMTTSLINHIDQYSTSLAYIRAFYESSQEVTEKEFYTFTNNQSLNQAHSPLITWHQLVISKNRDAFEENQLITPIQSNEYLVSTYQKNSLNTNSMQKVGIYISPIHKEKLLLSRESGKEFVIHAKDKTQMHSVFMPIYNGGIKETPSERKMNFKGFLSLDFYLNDLTKYVTNYLSTDDIVLVINDTCFNKNVNTLNQNELTSTLTTDPYFIKTKSFSFYDYNWKINAIATNKFLDSNHMLIFYSIVFFIVMILNGVTLITTARFAESEHMRIIETNLLNQQTKAKIAADEANRSKSAFLAKMSHEIRTPMNAIIGFSDLLQNVSMSEKGKSYLQNISNSSNSLLSLVNDILDLSKIEAGKITLQLEALNISDFINDMHTLFVDRISKKDLNLTVSINKNLPKILELDENRLRQILNNLLSNSLKFTDSGSITITADYKTKPNQEDLIDLIITVKDTGKGIPINQQPNIFNSFEQVKGQSQAVYGGTGLGLPISRKLADIMNGSLTVNSTVAEGSCFTLTLTQVKVLQNKEKSTGSTPSINEIIFKPATLLLVDDNKLNLKLLVHMLADFPFKIHTAENGQLALEKQAEINADIILHDILMPVMDGYELATHLKNDPINSRIPRVALTAAALNEDIDKINKLCDAYLFKPFHRNELIEILIRFLDYEIDQKNNSL